A single Streptomyces sp. 2114.4 DNA region contains:
- a CDS encoding penicillin acylase family protein: MRRRTGRLRTAAAAALFALGAMLLAPPPTAAAAAAPNDDYCQGQCADILPPGATGNATLVEILGNKLFGTHPEHSTDQLGPYGALASGYQSLTDDTLTTFFNDASFGVPQDQVGKVTAPRNDVTITRDKKTGVPHIKGTTRYGTEFGAGYAAGQDRLWLMDLFRHIGRGELTSFAGGALANQGLEQQFWPQAPYTEADLQAQVDNIRDSNGERGKLAMQDAQAYVDGINAYREQSKNGRYFPGEYVLTGHVDALTNAGEIQPFKLTDLIALASVVGGLFGNGGGGEVPSALALLSAQQKYGVEKGTQVWESFRERNDPEAAKTLHDGSSFPYAVKPAKAKGTALPDRGSVTAEPLVFDRTGAATVKSGTPPRDPVKAPKKYRKLEGLFKDGVLPKGSFDPTQHRGMSNALLVSGKHSASGHPVAVFGPQTGYFAPQLLMLQEIQGPGISARGASFAGVGMYVQLGRGQDYAWSATSAGQDITDTYAVELCNADGSAPTKDSTSYRYRGACVPMEKLERTNSWKPTVADPTAAGSYRMQVFRTKYGTVTHRATVDGKPVAYTAQRSTYRHEADSIIGFQMFNDPSYVRDAKTFQQAAEHIGYAFNWFYADSRDIAYYNSGLNPVRNPDVDPALPIKAEDAYEWKGYDPDTNTTDYTPPAQHPQSVGQDYYISWNNKQAKDYDSAGFGNGSVHRGNLLDDRVRALTEKGGVTRASLTRAMSEAAVTDLRGEDVLPELLRVLGSKPVTDPQLKTAVQQLEAWHKDGAQRRETAAGSHTYTHPDAVRLMDSWWPLMIDAVFKPGLGGDLYDALRANLGIDESPSAGHGPTGAHAGSAFQYGWWSYADKDLRSVLGDQVAGPLAQPYCGNGDLSACRDTLLATLRQAAGKTAGQVYPGDDSCKAGDQWCADAIIHRAVGGLTHDTISWQNRPTYQQVVEFPAHR; encoded by the coding sequence CCGCGGCCGCGGCCGCCGCACCGAACGACGACTACTGCCAGGGCCAGTGCGCCGACATCCTGCCGCCCGGCGCCACCGGCAACGCCACCTTGGTGGAGATCCTCGGCAACAAGCTGTTCGGCACCCACCCCGAGCACTCCACCGACCAACTCGGCCCGTACGGCGCGCTGGCGAGCGGCTACCAGTCGCTCACCGACGACACCCTCACCACGTTCTTCAACGACGCCTCCTTCGGCGTCCCCCAGGACCAGGTCGGCAAGGTCACCGCGCCCCGCAACGACGTGACCATCACCCGGGACAAGAAGACCGGGGTGCCGCACATCAAGGGCACCACCCGCTACGGCACCGAGTTCGGCGCCGGCTACGCCGCGGGCCAGGACCGGCTCTGGCTGATGGACCTCTTCCGCCACATCGGCCGCGGCGAACTGACCTCCTTCGCCGGCGGCGCCCTCGCCAACCAGGGCCTGGAGCAGCAGTTCTGGCCGCAGGCGCCGTACACCGAGGCCGATCTCCAGGCCCAGGTCGACAACATCCGCGATTCCAACGGCGAGCGCGGCAAACTGGCCATGCAGGACGCCCAAGCCTACGTCGACGGCATCAACGCCTACCGCGAACAGTCCAAGAACGGCCGCTACTTCCCCGGCGAGTACGTCCTCACCGGCCATGTCGACGCCCTCACCAACGCCGGTGAGATCCAGCCCTTCAAGCTCACCGACCTGATAGCCCTGGCCTCCGTCGTCGGCGGGCTGTTCGGCAACGGCGGTGGCGGCGAGGTGCCCTCGGCCCTCGCGCTGCTCTCCGCCCAGCAGAAGTACGGCGTCGAGAAGGGCACCCAGGTCTGGGAGTCCTTCCGGGAGCGCAACGACCCCGAGGCCGCCAAGACCCTGCACGACGGCAGCAGCTTCCCGTACGCGGTCAAGCCGGCCAAGGCCAAGGGCACCGCACTGCCCGACCGCGGCTCGGTCACGGCCGAGCCGCTGGTCTTCGACCGCACCGGTGCGGCCACCGTCAAGAGCGGGACACCGCCGCGGGACCCGGTCAAGGCCCCGAAGAAGTACAGGAAACTGGAAGGCCTCTTCAAGGACGGGGTGCTGCCCAAGGGGAGCTTCGACCCCACCCAGCACCGTGGGATGTCCAACGCCCTGCTGGTCTCCGGCAAGCACTCCGCGAGCGGCCACCCGGTCGCCGTCTTCGGCCCGCAGACCGGCTACTTCGCGCCGCAGCTCCTGATGCTCCAGGAGATCCAGGGGCCCGGCATCAGCGCCCGCGGCGCCTCCTTCGCCGGCGTGGGGATGTACGTCCAGCTCGGCCGCGGCCAGGACTACGCCTGGAGCGCCACCTCCGCCGGCCAGGACATCACCGACACCTACGCCGTGGAACTGTGCAACGCGGACGGCTCCGCGCCCACCAAGGACTCCACCTCCTACCGCTACCGCGGCGCCTGCGTCCCCATGGAGAAGCTGGAGCGCACCAACTCCTGGAAGCCCACCGTCGCCGACCCGACGGCGGCCGGTTCCTACCGGATGCAGGTCTTCCGGACGAAGTACGGGACCGTCACCCACCGCGCCACCGTCGACGGCAAGCCCGTCGCCTACACCGCGCAGCGCTCCACCTACCGTCACGAGGCCGACTCGATCATCGGCTTCCAGATGTTCAACGACCCGTCCTACGTCCGCGACGCCAAGACGTTCCAGCAGGCCGCCGAGCACATCGGCTACGCCTTCAACTGGTTCTACGCCGACTCCCGTGACATCGCGTACTACAACAGCGGCCTCAATCCGGTCCGCAACCCCGACGTCGATCCCGCACTGCCCATCAAGGCGGAGGACGCCTACGAGTGGAAGGGCTACGACCCGGACACCAACACCACCGACTACACCCCGCCCGCCCAGCACCCGCAGTCCGTCGGCCAGGACTACTACATCTCGTGGAACAACAAGCAGGCCAAGGACTACGACTCGGCCGGCTTCGGCAACGGGTCGGTGCACCGCGGCAATCTGCTGGACGACCGGGTGCGCGCACTGACCGAGAAGGGCGGGGTGACCCGGGCCTCGCTGACCCGCGCCATGTCCGAGGCCGCCGTCACCGATCTGCGCGGCGAGGACGTGCTGCCCGAACTCCTGCGGGTCCTGGGCAGCAAGCCCGTCACCGACCCCCAGCTGAAGACCGCGGTCCAGCAGCTGGAGGCCTGGCACAAGGACGGTGCCCAGCGCCGCGAGACCGCCGCGGGCTCGCACACCTACACCCACCCCGACGCCGTACGCCTGATGGACTCCTGGTGGCCGCTGATGATCGACGCGGTCTTCAAGCCGGGGCTGGGCGGCGATCTCTATGACGCGCTGCGGGCCAATCTCGGCATCGACGAATCCCCGTCGGCCGGTCACGGCCCGACCGGGGCCCACGCCGGATCGGCCTTCCAGTACGGCTGGTGGAGCTACGCGGACAAGGATCTGCGGTCGGTGCTCGGCGACCAGGTGGCCGGCCCGCTCGCGCAGCCGTATTGCGGCAACGGTGACCTGTCCGCCTGCCGCGACACGCTGCTGGCCACGCTCCGGCAGGCGGCCGGGAAGACGGCCGGGCAGGTCTACCCCGGCGACGACAGCTGCAAGGCCGGCGACCAGTGGTGCGCGGACGCGATCATCCACCGCGCGGTGGGCGGTCTGACCCACGACACCATCAGCTGGCAGAACCGGCCGACCTACCAGCAGGTCGTGGAGTTCCCGGCACACCGGTAA